CAAAAACAGGTCTGCCACCCACCATTTTAAGAGATAATTTTTGACAAAATATCGGTTGTGCCATAGTACACTAAGAAAAAAAGTAACGCTGCTAAAATGGCAGTATATTGACATTAAAAACTGCTGATTTGATGTTGGAAGAGATATTTGATATAGCCCCCAAATTTTTGCCCCGGATACACTTTGAGGTAACTATCCTCAGACATGAACGTTTAGGTGAAGGCGCAATACGGGTGTTATGTACCGTTAACAATATTTCCGCCAATCGAGTGATAAAGAGAAATTATGAAACTCCTTTTACTATAAGTACGTATTGGTTTATCGACGAACGGAAAGTAAATAATTATTACGCTTCCATTCTCGAAAACATCTACGAATCACAGGTAAAAGGGGGAGCAGTGCTGGTTTATTAGTTAATTTTTCCCTTCATTTCTCTTCCGTCACTCTTGAGGCGGTATTCAACTTCCGGTTGTGTTTATGGCAGTTTGGTCAGGTGACACCGACGGTCTCTGCCCCCTGCGTTCCCGACTTCCGGTTGAGTTTACGGCAATTGGGCCTCGACATGTATTCCACTTTTTCTTGACTACAACAGGCCAACAGTAGGATAATACTCCTTTTTTGAGGGTTTATTTGATATTTAACTAAAATCCATTAAATATTTTCGTATGTTTATATACCAAAAAGTTTACCCTACTCAGAATTATCTTTTCAATTATTTATGGCGAATAATGAATACTCCGAAAGTTCGCGGACAGAACACGAATATATCAAACAAACGAGGGTTGACAGCGAGTATTTACTGAGTTTAAAATCAGAACAGGCCATAAACACAGTACTTGGATGGCACGGCGGCAAAATTGGGAAATACCGATATGAAGTAAATGTTTCCAAAAAATCCTCGAAACTTGGAATTAACAACGGGAAAGTATGGAAACTTTGTATTTGGGACGGAGAAAAAGGAATGGCCAAAGGTTGTGTAGTCAATTATGACGGAGGATGGCAGATAAGACCTGATAAAGAATTTGAACCCTATGTCAAACAGATATTGAAAATATACGATTAACCGGACTGACCGGGTAGGATTTCCCTATAAAACTAAGGACGTTTAGGGATATATTTAAACCCGGAATACCGCTCAACATACCGGTAGTATTAAGCGCTGCACAGTAGCCCGACGCCGGTCTGTTCACTCCCTTAAATCAGAAGGTTCACTCCAAAAAACGGTTGATTGAGTCCGATTTGAAAAACGATTTGGCGGTGATGAGCATTATAAAGTGAGTTAAACAAATTCATTTTATAACTACAAACATCATCCAATCATGAAAACACCATTCAAAAGTACTTCTCTGACCACCTGTTTTGCGGCGGCAGCCATTGCTCTCACACTAATGTCGTGCAATGATGATGATTCTCCGTCAACCCCTGCCCTTGGCAACATCGCCGGCGTAGCCTCGGCCGATCCGCAGTTTTCGACCCTTGTCGGAGCGCTGACCAAAGCTGATTTGGTCACTACATTACAGGGAACCGGGCCGTTTACGGTATTCGCCCCCAATAATGCCGCCTTTACCAAGGCGGGCATTACAAGCTTAGACCCATTGACCAAAGATGCCCTGACCCCCATTTTAACATCGCACGTAATCAGCGGTACCGTCAAAGCAGCCGATGTGAAAAGCGGTACCGTAAAAACCGTCAATCCCAATAATGACATTTATCTGTCAAAAAATGCGGAGGGGGTATTTATCAACGGCAACATTAAAGTGGTCGCAACCGATGTGAACGCCTCCAACGGCGTCATCCACGTCATTGACAATGTGATTGTACCGCCCACCCAATCATTGGTTCAGGTAGCACAGGGCAATACCAATTTTTCCGAGTTGGTATCGCTTGTGCTGGCCGCCGACCCGGCCGTAGCCACGGCGCTTGCGTCTGCTTCCGCCAATGGACTGACGGTTTTTGCCCCTACCAATGCGGCGTTTACGGAGTTATACAAGACCACGCCCAAAGCTACGTTGCTTGCCCCGGCCAATAAAGCACTTCTTACAAATGTATTGCTTTACCATGTGGTACCGGGGCGGGTTTTTTCAACGGACCTCCCCAACGTTTCGGGTGAAGTGACCACCGCCAATCCCGCCGGTAAACTGACCTTCAACCTTTCGGGCGGAGCAAAAGTAGTAGGAAAAACCAGCGGTGCTTCCAACATTACAGCGGCAAACATTCTCGCCACCAACGGCGTTGTCCACGTGATAGATAAAGTGTTAATTCCTTAACAGACGAACTATCGGCCAAACTTCGGAAATACCGCGGAGTTTGGCCTTTTCATCAAAACTTTTTCATTCGCCTAAACCATGTTTTCCATCCGCTACCGTTTTGTGTACATGTTTTTATTGGGAGCTTATTCCTTTGCGAATATTCTGCTGGTTGAGGCGTTTGAGCATTATCCCATCGAAACCGGAAAAACGGAATTGTTTTTCCTTTTCATTGCGGTTGTCATCGGTATTTGGGAAGGAAACAGGATATTGGACCACTATCTTTCCCAAAAATACATCAAACCTTTTTGGAAACGGATTACCTACAATTTTGCCGGCAGTATCATCATTACGCTGCTCGTTACCCTCTTATTAGGCGGGCTCACCTCTTTTCTGACCATCTCTCCCCATTGGCAGGATTGGGTTCTGCCTCTGAAACTGCTGCTCATGATCTGCTTTCGTATCAATCTGTTTCTCAACACGGTTCATGTCATTTATTTATACCATCATCAACTGGAAAACAGTCATCGAGAAGTGGCGAATTATAAAAAAATAAGCACACAAGCCCAATTGCAGGCCCTTAAGAATCAAGTAAATCCACACTTTCTATTCAATAATCTAAGCGTATTGAGCGCATTGATTCCCACCGATGCCAATGCATCGGTGGAGTTCGTGCGTCAGTTTTCAAGAGTCTACCGCTACCTGTTAAAGAGCCATGAAAAAGAAATTGTTGAATTAAGTGAAGAACTTAGTTTTACCGACTCTTATCTTTACTTACTCAAAACCCGATTTGCTTCGGGCCTGGTAGTTGATGTCCGCATCCCACCTTCGGGCATTTCTGCGTATATTGTGCCGGTATCGCTGCAAATGCTCGTCGAAAATGCTGTTAAGCACAACGTGGTTGCCAAAAATAAACCACTATACCTCGAAATTTTCAGTCATGACGACGTAAGTATTACGGTCAAAAACAATTTACAGCTTAAACCGGTTGACAAGGAAGAATCCACAAAGTTGGGATTGAGCAATATCGTGAAAAGGTATGATTTTTTGGGCCGAAAAGGAATTCAAATTCAGCAAACCGACGATTTTTTCAGCGTCACCCTTCCGCTGATTCGCATCAAAAAGCCTATACCTTCCGGCGGCAACGTTCTTCCCGATTTTTCGTCAACGAATGAATAGTACACGCCATGAAAGTTTTGATTTTAGAAGACGAGGCACTCTCCGCCAAGAGAGCATCCCAATTGCTGACCGAATTTGATCCTTCCATTGAAGTGATCGAACCGCTGGAGTCCATCGAGGAAGCCGTTGTCTGGCTTCGAAACAATCCCGAACCTGACCTGATACTGCTCGACATTCATTTGTCAGATGGTCTGTGTTTTAATCTCTTTGAACGCGTTTCCGTCAAAAGTCCCGTCATTTTTACCACGGCTTATGACCAATATACCTTACAGGCGTTTAAAATCAACAGCATTGATTACCTGCTCAAACCGCTGGACAAAGCCGAGCTGAACAACGCGCTCTCCAAATACCATACCCTGATGCAGGATCGGAAAAGTATTTCTTCTTTCGATATTCAGCGTATCAAACAGACCATCCAATCGCTCAGCAAAAAATACAAGAACCGTTTTTTGGTTAAATTCGGTGATACCATTCTCTTTAAGAATATCAACGAAGTGGCTTATTTTTTTGCCGACGACAAGGTGGTCTATCTCGTAACCAACGAAGGTCGAAAGTACTTGATTGATTATAATTTAGAAAGTTTGGAGGAGTTATTGGACCCACAATTGTTTTTTCGGATCAACCGAAAACTGATTGTGGGCATTGACGCTGTTCAGAAGGTGAAGACCCTGCTCAACAGCCGCCTTCAAGTGTTTCTGAAACCCGTCTTTGATCAGGATATGTACGTAAGCAAAGAAAAAAGCCCCGAATTTAAAGTATGGTTGGATAATTAAGCATTGATTCTTACTGTAAGTCCAATGAAACCTTCTCCTTTACAATTGCTTCCTCTGATAGCACTCTTTTACAGCACGCTCGTGTTAGGACAGACCGCTCCTACCATGAGTCTCTACCTCAAAAACGGCTCCGTCATTCACGGAAAACTTAAGCAGGAAAGCCCGGTATACCGAATAGAAACGTATGACAAAAGCCAATGGGTCTTTCAGCCCACCGAAGTCGAAAAAGTGATTCCGCACAAAGCCCTGAACCCCAACATTCGCTACCGGGACAAAGGATTTGTACACTATACCGAGTTGGGGCCGTTGGCAATGAGCAACCGTGCTTCAAACGGTGTAACCACTTCAGCTTTTTCGTTTCAAACGACCAACGGCTATAAATTCAACCAATGGCTCTATACGGGCGTGGGCGTGGGCGCGGATCTGTACGCTGTTCAGACGTTTGTGCCCGTTGTGCTTTGTATCAGAGGTGATTTCAGCCAAAAAGGAGACAAAATTCCGTACTATTTTTTGGAAGGCGGTTATGGGTTCAATGCCACTTCCAACGACCTGGATAATCTTCGTTTTGGCGGCGGCAGCACCTTTGCGGGCGGAATAGGGCTAAGAATTTTATTCAGTAATACAACCGGATTTGTTATCGGAGCCGGTTATCGCTTTCAACGGTCAACGGTCACTCAACTCAACCGAGAAACCATCGAAGATTTTAACCGCCTGACCCTCCGGGCGGGTTTTACATTCTGACCATAAAACATGCGTCATCCCCAATTGACAATAAAAAAGCAAACAGGTGCAATCCATCAACTTACCGTTTATAAATCACCGCATTGGCAATGATGCGGGCATAAATCGGATTTTCAAAATCAGCCTCGGTATGTCCCGGCTGACTGTAAAATACCCAGCCTTTTTCGAACGGCATACACCAGGCGGAGCGGTCCTGCATCCAAACCTTGCCGGCAGCATCCGTCATCTTACATCCCAATAAAATGGTGCGCGGGGATTTAAGGTCATGATTCAGAAAAGCTTCGGTCTTTGGCAACACAAAACCCGGAAGCTCTTTTTCTTCGCGTTGCCCCTCGCGCGTATACGCAATGGAGGACGGATAGGTGATTTTATGGGTGGTTATAAAATGGGCGGGGGCCAGATTGACCACTTCCATCGTAATGTCACCTACGTATTTATAGCCGCCTTCGCTGACGTCTTTTTTGGGCAAATCAAGTCCTAACATTGGAAACCATTCGGCATTTTTTCGTTTAGCCGAACTGATGGAATGATGCAGCACAATGAGTTTGCCGCCGTTTTTTGCGTACTCAATAAATGCTTTTTCGGGTCCGGAATCTATGTCTTTGTGAATGTAAACGATCACCGCCCGAAAACCCGTCAATGATGCCGGTAAGTCATTTTGAAAAATGACTCTTGTACGGATTCCTTCCTGAGCCTTCAATGCTTTGGCCAACACCTGCATGGCGGGAATCTCGTCGGCCACGATCAACACTTCCTGCGCAACAGTTCCGGCGGTTAGCCAAAAGACACAAATAATCGCAGCAATTAATTGTTTCATAGCATTTTATGGTTTTGAAAGGTAGGTTTTCGTAAATTATTTAAGAAGCATTATTTCATCGGCTATTCGCTGTAAGGTTTCCGCTTGCGACTCCGAAAGCCCCGCCCGGGGCTGCCCGTCATTCAGCAATTGACGCGACAATTCCAAGGCACTTTTGCCCGTGATGGTTTGATAGATCACACAACCGGCCAAGTAGCTTCCGAGCAAATTAGGGTGCCTTCCGTCGGAGATGAACAAATCCATTCCTACCAAATTGGCCTGTTTCCATGCTTCTCCCACGGGTGCTGCCATACTGCCCGTTTCTTTGGCAATGGTTCGGTACGCTTCCGAAAGTTTGGGCTGTTCGTCGGGGGTGGCTTTGGCGGCCCACGTCATGTAAAACAGCGGCTTGGCTTTGGTTGTTTTTATTTCGTCCGTAAACAGTTTTGCGTATTGAAAGAAGGCGTCCCGATTGCT
Above is a window of Runella slithyformis DSM 19594 DNA encoding:
- a CDS encoding DUF7678 domain-containing protein, whose amino-acid sequence is MANNEYSESSRTEHEYIKQTRVDSEYLLSLKSEQAINTVLGWHGGKIGKYRYEVNVSKKSSKLGINNGKVWKLCIWDGEKGMAKGCVVNYDGGWQIRPDKEFEPYVKQILKIYD
- a CDS encoding fasciclin domain-containing protein, which gives rise to MKTPFKSTSLTTCFAAAAIALTLMSCNDDDSPSTPALGNIAGVASADPQFSTLVGALTKADLVTTLQGTGPFTVFAPNNAAFTKAGITSLDPLTKDALTPILTSHVISGTVKAADVKSGTVKTVNPNNDIYLSKNAEGVFINGNIKVVATDVNASNGVIHVIDNVIVPPTQSLVQVAQGNTNFSELVSLVLAADPAVATALASASANGLTVFAPTNAAFTELYKTTPKATLLAPANKALLTNVLLYHVVPGRVFSTDLPNVSGEVTTANPAGKLTFNLSGGAKVVGKTSGASNITAANILATNGVVHVIDKVLIP
- a CDS encoding sensor histidine kinase, with protein sequence MFSIRYRFVYMFLLGAYSFANILLVEAFEHYPIETGKTELFFLFIAVVIGIWEGNRILDHYLSQKYIKPFWKRITYNFAGSIIITLLVTLLLGGLTSFLTISPHWQDWVLPLKLLLMICFRINLFLNTVHVIYLYHHQLENSHREVANYKKISTQAQLQALKNQVNPHFLFNNLSVLSALIPTDANASVEFVRQFSRVYRYLLKSHEKEIVELSEELSFTDSYLYLLKTRFASGLVVDVRIPPSGISAYIVPVSLQMLVENAVKHNVVAKNKPLYLEIFSHDDVSITVKNNLQLKPVDKEESTKLGLSNIVKRYDFLGRKGIQIQQTDDFFSVTLPLIRIKKPIPSGGNVLPDFSSTNE
- a CDS encoding LytR/AlgR family response regulator transcription factor — its product is MKVLILEDEALSAKRASQLLTEFDPSIEVIEPLESIEEAVVWLRNNPEPDLILLDIHLSDGLCFNLFERVSVKSPVIFTTAYDQYTLQAFKINSIDYLLKPLDKAELNNALSKYHTLMQDRKSISSFDIQRIKQTIQSLSKKYKNRFLVKFGDTILFKNINEVAYFFADDKVVYLVTNEGRKYLIDYNLESLEELLDPQLFFRINRKLIVGIDAVQKVKTLLNSRLQVFLKPVFDQDMYVSKEKSPEFKVWLDN
- a CDS encoding ThuA domain-containing protein, producing MKQLIAAIICVFWLTAGTVAQEVLIVADEIPAMQVLAKALKAQEGIRTRVIFQNDLPASLTGFRAVIVYIHKDIDSGPEKAFIEYAKNGGKLIVLHHSISSAKRKNAEWFPMLGLDLPKKDVSEGGYKYVGDITMEVVNLAPAHFITTHKITYPSSIAYTREGQREEKELPGFVLPKTEAFLNHDLKSPRTILLGCKMTDAAGKVWMQDRSAWCMPFEKGWVFYSQPGHTEADFENPIYARIIANAVIYKR
- a CDS encoding DUF4886 domain-containing protein, with protein sequence MMKKFVLGIFFVLGVTAARAQPVLPKELKILFIGNSYTYGNDLPELLSQLMAGKGIKLYHESVTPGGATLEKHWMDGKSKEAIHKLAWDYVVLQEQSTRPFSNRDAFFQYAKLFTDEIKTTKAKPLFYMTWAAKATPDEQPKLSEAYRTIAKETGSMAAPVGEAWKQANLVGMDLFISDGRHPNLLGSYLAGCVIYQTITGKSALELSRQLLNDGQPRAGLSESQAETLQRIADEIMLLK